DNA from Pantanalinema sp.:
CAACGTGTTCGGCAACCAGCCCATCCGGCGAGGCGACGCCGCGGCCGCCATGGCCGGCGCCTTCGTCACGGTCGAGGCCACCTACGAGACCCAGGCCGTCGATCACGCGTTCCTCGACCTGGAGGCCGGCATGGCCTACATGGACGGCGACGTCCTCACCATCGAGGCCTCCGGCCAGTGGGTCCACGAGGAGCAGCGCCTGCTTGCGATCGCGCTCGGCCTGCCGCTCGAGAAGGTGCGCTGCATCCAGCCCGCGACCGGCGGCGCCTTCGGCGGGCGCGAGGACCTGGGCATCCAGCTCTATCTCGGGCTTGCGGCCCTCAAGACCGGCCGCCTGGTGCGCCAGGACTACGACCGCGCCGAGTCCATGACCGCGCGCCACAAGCGCCACCCCCTGCGCATCCACTACAAGCTCGGCGCTGACCGAGAGGGCAACCTGGTCGCGGCCGAGGTCAAGGCCTACACCGAGAAGGGGGCCTACGCCTCGACCGGCATCGCCGTCATGCGCAAGTCCGCAAGCCACGCCACCGGTCCCTACCGCGTCCCCAACATCCACGTGGACGTGATCGGCGTCTACACCAACCACAACCCCAACGGCGCCATGCGCGGCTTCGGCGCGGCCCAGATGGCGGTGGCCTACGAGGGGACCATGGACCTGCTTGCCGACAAGCTCGGCATGGACCGCCTGGAGCTCCGGCGCAAGAACGTCATCCGCCAGGGCGAGATGGTGACGACCACCCAGATCGTGCCGGTGGCGACCGCGGCCGAGTGCCTCGAGGAGGCCCAGCGCCGCATCGGGTGGGACGCCAGGAACTACGAGACCGATAAGCCTCACCTCAGGCGCGGCTACGGCCTCTCGAGCTTCTGCTTCGGCCTCGGCTACGGGGGGGGCTTCCCCGACGCCTCGCGCGCGCGGGTGCGCTTCGCCGAGGACGGTGCGCTGGAGCTGTACACCGGCGCGGTCGAGGTCGGCCAGGGCCTTACCACGGCCATGGCGCAGATCGCAGCCCAGGAGTGCGGCGTTCCGGCCGAGTCGGTCCGGGTGATCTGGGCCGACAGCGCCAGGACCCCCGAGGCCGGTTCGAGCTCTGCGAGCCGCCAGACCTACTTCACGGGCTCGGCGGTTCGCCTTGCGGCCTCTGAGCTCAAACAGCAGCTCCTCGACATCGCCGCGGCCATGGTCGGCGTCCACTGGGACGACCTGACGCTGAGCGAGGGCCACGTGGTCGGGCACCAGATCCCGGCCGGCCACTGCCCGATTTCCGACGTGGTCGCCGAGGGCCGCAAGCGCGGCTACTCGCTGGAGGCGACCTCCCTGTTCAAGCCGCCCACCGTGCCCGAGGGCAAGGACGGCCTGTCGCCCCTCTCCTTCGTCACCTACCTCTTCGGCAGCCACGCCTGCTCGGTCCTGGTGGACGTCGAGACGGGCGAGGTCCAAGTGGAGAGGATCGTGGCGGTCCACGACGTGGGCAAGGCCATCAACCCGCAGCTCGTGAGCGGCCAGATCGAGGGCGGCGTCGCCCAGGGGCTCGGCATGGCCCTGATGGAGGAGGTCGTGCGCCGCGAGGGCAAGATCCTCAACCCGGGCTTCACCGACTACATCCTGCCCACCATGGTGGACGTGCCCCAGATCGAGGCGGTGGGCCTCGAGCACCCCGACCTGGGCGGCCCTTACGGGGCGCGCGGCATCGGCGAGCCCCCGCTGATCGGTACTCCGCCCGCGATCCTCTCGGCGATCGCGGACGCCATCGGCACCCAGGTGACGCAGCTGCCCGCGACCCCC
Protein-coding regions in this window:
- a CDS encoding xanthine dehydrogenase family protein molybdopterin-binding subunit, producing the protein MLSNTSGPVGTPVRRNDARAKVKGDTKYGGDLAGADALHVAVLRSAHAHAEILGIDKREAEALPGVVAVYTAEDVPGTNTHGLISRDQELIASRFVRYTGDAVAVVVAETAKIAHRALKAIKVDYRPLPGVFSIDEALAEGAPSVHPNGNVFGNQPIRRGDAAAAMAGAFVTVEATYETQAVDHAFLDLEAGMAYMDGDVLTIEASGQWVHEEQRLLAIALGLPLEKVRCIQPATGGAFGGREDLGIQLYLGLAALKTGRLVRQDYDRAESMTARHKRHPLRIHYKLGADREGNLVAAEVKAYTEKGAYASTGIAVMRKSASHATGPYRVPNIHVDVIGVYTNHNPNGAMRGFGAAQMAVAYEGTMDLLADKLGMDRLELRRKNVIRQGEMVTTTQIVPVATAAECLEEAQRRIGWDARNYETDKPHLRRGYGLSSFCFGLGYGGGFPDASRARVRFAEDGALELYTGAVEVGQGLTTAMAQIAAQECGVPAESVRVIWADSARTPEAGSSSASRQTYFTGSAVRLAASELKQQLLDIAAAMVGVHWDDLTLSEGHVVGHQIPAGHCPISDVVAEGRKRGYSLEATSLFKPPTVPEGKDGLSPLSFVTYLFGSHACSVLVDVETGEVQVERIVAVHDVGKAINPQLVSGQIEGGVAQGLGMALMEEVVRREGKILNPGFTDYILPTMVDVPQIEAVGLEHPDLGGPYGARGIGEPPLIGTPPAILSAIADAIGTQVTQLPATPERVWRAIQQKAKP